One region of Glycine max cultivar Williams 82 chromosome 9, Glycine_max_v4.0, whole genome shotgun sequence genomic DNA includes:
- the LOC100796131 gene encoding uncharacterized protein: MAFHRASKAKPKSARSRILLLAAAVTAIALLLLFSSLLSTTVSKANLLQQPFEKYLYWGTRIDCPGKHCRSCEGLGHQESSLRCALEEALFLGRTFVMPSGMCINPIHNKKGILHSTNASSEELWDASSCAMDSLYDTELMSDTVPVILDNSKEWYRVLSTSMKLGARGVAHVGGVSRFELKENSRYSDLLLINRTASPLSWFMECKDRNNGSAIMLPYSFLPSMAAGKLRDAAEKIKALLGDYDAIHVRRGDKIKTRKDRFGVVRSLHPHLDRDTRPEFMLCRIAKWVPPGRTLFIASNERTPGFFSPLSARYRLAYSSNYSHILDPLIENNYQLFMIERLIMMGAKTFIRTFKEDETDLSLTDDPKKNTKLWQIPVYNVDETC, encoded by the exons ATGGCATTTCACAGAGCCTCAAAGGCGAAGCCAAAATCCGCGAGATCCCGAATTCTGCTCCTGGCGGCAGCAGTGACAGCGATTGCGCTTCTCTTGCTGTTCTCCTCGCTTCTTTCCACCACCGTCTCGAAAGCCAACCTCTTACAACAGCCCTTCGAAAAGTACCTCTATTGGGGCACCCGCATCGACTGCCCCGGAAAACACTGCCGATCTTGCGAGGGCTTGGGCCACCAGGAATCCAGCCTCCGCTGCGCCCTCGAAGAAGCCCTCTTCCTCGGCAG AACTTTTGTGATGCCTTCGGGGATGTGTATTAATCCCATACATAACAAGAAAGGGATCCTTCATTCCACTAATGCCAGTTCCGAGGAACT GTGGGATGCAAGTTCTTGTGCCATGGACTCTTTGTATGACACAGAACTTATGTCAGATACTGTTCCTGTGATTTTGGACAATTCAAAAGAGTGGTATAGGGTTCTATCGACTAGCATGAAGTTAGGGGCAAGAGGAGTTGCACATGTGGGAGGAGTTAGCCGGTTTGAACTTAAAGAAAATAGCCGCTACTCAGATTTGTTGCTCATAAACAGAACTGCAAGCCCTCTTTCTTG GTTTATGGAGTGCAAGGATCGAAACAACGGCAGTGCCATAATGTTGCCATATTCATTTCTTCCCTCAATGGCTGCAGGGAAACTAAGAGATGCAGCAGAAAAG ATCAAAGCATTACTTGGTGATTATGATGCCATCCACGTTCGTCGTGGGGATAAAATAAAGACCCGGAAAGATAGATTTGGTGTAGTGAGGAGCTTGCACCCTCACCTTGATAGAGACACTCGGCCAGAGTTTATGCTTTGTAGGATAGCAAAGTGGGTCCCACCTGGAAGAACCTTGTTTATTGCTTCAAATGAAAGGACTCCAGGGTTTTTTTCACCACTTTCTGCCAG GTATAGATTGGCATATTCATCAAACTATAGCCATATCTTGGATCCGTTAATTGAGAACAATTACCAATTATTCATGATCGAGAGGCTTATAATGATGGGTGCTAAAACGTTCATTAGGACATTCAAGGAGGATGAGACAGATCTTAGCCTCACTGATGACCCAAAAAAGAACACTAAGCTTTGGCAGATACCTGTTTACAATGTGGATGAAACTTGTTGA